Part of the Myxococcus fulvus genome, TCGCGGCGGCCTCGTACTGCTGATTCGACTCCAGCGCGTCGATGTCCTTCCACGAGGGAGGCGCCTTCGCCGCCGCGGCGCCGAGCGCGAGCGGGGCGAAGAGCAGCAGGGACACGAACGACAGCGCGACAGTGGATGCCCAGGTCCGGAGGGTGTGGTGCATGGTCGGCACTCTAGACACAGGTGGCCGCCCCACCGTTCCACATTGCGGATCAACTCGCGGGGGGCGCCCCCTCCGACGGCGCCTTGCGGCGCAGCCCCACCAGGTAGACCTCCATGCTGGCGCCACGCGTCGCCTCGGGGCGGACCACCTTCACCTCCTCGAAGAGGGCGCGCACCTGGTCGCGGAAGTCCTCGAAGTCGCCCCCCATGAACACCTTCGCCACGAAGGACGAGCCGGGCCGGCCCCGCTTCTGCGCCAGCTCCAGCGCCTTGCCCGCCAGCCGAAGGCTGCGCGCCTCGTCCGTGGCCTTGATGCCGCTCGTCTTGGGCGCCATGTCGGAGATGACCGCGTCGAACAGGCCGTCATGCAGCGCGGTGAGCTTCGCGTCGAAGTCGTCCGCGAGCACGTCCAGCACCGCCGTGCGCACGTGCCGCTGGGTGAAGGGACGGATGGCGACGATGTCCACGCCAATCACCTGCCCCGTCCCGCCCACCGCGTCCGCGAGAATCTGGAGGAACCCTCCAGGCGCGGCCCCCAGGTCCAGCACCACATGGCCCTTCTTCACCATGGGGAAGCGTTTGATGAGCTCGTCGACCTTGAAGGCGGACCTCGCTCGGAGGCCCTCCTGCTTGGCTTTCTGGAAATAGTGGTCTTTAGGACGGTAGGGCTTGCCCATGTCAGGGGGGCTCCCTACCATCCGCTACTGTCTTCGGGAAGCCGGGGCAGTCGTGGGTGTCGAGGCCCGCGCAATGGCGATTCCGGAGGACGAGGCGATGGGCACCCGGAGCTTGACGCTGGCGCTGTGCTTCACCCTGCTCTCCTCGGGCGGGGCGGTCTACTGCTACACCCGGGCGGATGCGCTCCAGGTGCAGGGCCAGTGGCTGATGGAGCGCGGCACCGCCCAGGCCCAGGAGTACGCCCACCGGCTGGACGACAAGGCCGCCGCCGCCCAGCTCAAGACGTTCTCCGAGCGCCGCGGGGTGATGGAGAAGGCGCACCTGTGGGAGCGCGGGATGATGCTGGCCGTGCTGGCCGCCGCCCTGTCCCTGGTGGGCGCCTACGTGCTGTTCCTCCTCAAGCGCCTGGATGATCAGCTCCTGGATGCCCTCGGGGAGCTGCGCCCCTCCGCGCCGCCCTCGCCCGCTCCCTCGGAGCGCACCCCGGCGCTCGTGTCCAGCCTCCAACGCTAGGCCTCCCGGCCGTCACGCCACGCTGGCAGAATGTCCCCCCTGCTCTCTCGTGGAGGTGGTCATGGCCGGCTGTGCGCACTGTGGACACACGCTCGACATCATCGCCAACCAGGTCGGCCGCAGCGACACGTGTCCGAAGTGTGACGAGGACGTGCGCTCGTGTCGCAACTGCCGGCACTACGACGCGAGCTTCGCCAAGGAGTGCAAGGAGCCCTTCGCGGAGGTGCCCTCCGACAAGGACGGCGCCAACTTCTGCGAGCTGTTCCAGATTGGCGAGGGCGGCCTGCACGCGAAGGCGAGCCGCGACGCGCTCATGAGCGCCGCCGAGGCCCTGTTCAGGAAGCGCTGAGGCCCATCGGGCCCGTGATAGACGCTGGGGGCATGAACCGAAAACTCATCGGACTGCTGGCGCTGCTCGTGCTCCCCGGCTGCTACACGGCGGCCGCCACCACCGCCGCCGTGCCCAAGGAGCGGGCCACCGAGTGCGTGAAGATCTGCACCGACCTGGACATGGAGTTGGGCGCCGTCGTCATCATCCGCA contains:
- a CDS encoding SAM-dependent methyltransferase, with amino-acid sequence MVGSPPDMGKPYRPKDHYFQKAKQEGLRARSAFKVDELIKRFPMVKKGHVVLDLGAAPGGFLQILADAVGGTGQVIGVDIVAIRPFTQRHVRTAVLDVLADDFDAKLTALHDGLFDAVISDMAPKTSGIKATDEARSLRLAGKALELAQKRGRPGSSFVAKVFMGGDFEDFRDQVRALFEEVKVVRPEATRGASMEVYLVGLRRKAPSEGAPPAS